In a single window of the Helicobacter felis ATCC 49179 genome:
- a CDS encoding ABC transporter permease, whose product MLSFILKRILWTIPTLFGVTIIVFAMVHLVPGDPALMILGEHASKESVEALREQMGLNKPLLEQYFLYINHIFHGDFGKSFMSGEPVIEEFLQRFPATIELSLSALIISIILGLFVGILAAIKRYSFFDYTSMSLALAGVSMPVFWLGLMLIYFFGVKLGWFPTYGRLSDQFYLDGPTGFYLIDSLLAHDYEAFVDALKHLILPATALATIPTAIIARMTRASMLEVAKEDYVRTAKAKGCSPFRVIAIHTLRNALIPVTTVVGLMLAGLLGGSILTETTFSWPGVGKWMVNALNQRDFPIIQTSSLIVAVIFITANLLVDILYAFINPRIRLS is encoded by the coding sequence TTGTTAAGTTTTATTCTCAAACGGATTCTTTGGACTATCCCCACCCTTTTTGGGGTAACTATCATTGTGTTTGCGATGGTGCACTTGGTGCCCGGCGACCCTGCCTTGATGATCTTAGGCGAGCATGCTAGCAAGGAATCTGTAGAGGCCTTGCGGGAGCAAATGGGGCTAAATAAACCTCTCTTAGAGCAGTATTTTCTCTATATCAACCACATTTTTCATGGCGATTTTGGAAAGTCCTTTATGTCTGGCGAGCCCGTGATTGAAGAGTTCTTGCAACGCTTCCCGGCCACTATCGAGCTCTCTTTGAGCGCGCTAATCATCTCGATCATTTTAGGGCTTTTTGTCGGCATTTTGGCCGCTATTAAACGCTATAGCTTCTTTGATTACACTAGCATGAGCCTAGCTCTTGCCGGGGTGTCCATGCCGGTCTTTTGGCTGGGTTTGATGCTCATTTATTTTTTCGGTGTCAAACTGGGTTGGTTTCCAACTTATGGGCGTTTGAGCGATCAATTCTACCTAGACGGTCCTACAGGTTTTTATCTGATTGACAGCCTGCTAGCCCATGATTATGAGGCTTTTGTAGACGCGCTCAAGCATTTAATTTTGCCTGCCACCGCTCTAGCTACCATTCCCACCGCCATTATCGCGCGCATGACGAGAGCTAGCATGCTTGAAGTGGCCAAAGAAGACTATGTGCGCACGGCTAAAGCTAAGGGTTGTTCTCCTTTTAGAGTGATCGCTATCCATACCCTGCGTAACGCGCTTATCCCGGTAACCACCGTTGTAGGTTTGATGCTTGCCGGCCTGCTAGGAGGGAGCATTCTAACAGAAACCACCTTTTCATGGCCGGGGGTGGGTAAGTGGATGGTCAATGCTCTCAACCAGCGCGATTTTCCTATTATCCAAACTTCTAGTCTCATTGTGGCGGTGATTTTCATCACAGCTAATTTGCTTGTGGATATTTTATATGCCTTTATCAACCCTAGAATAAGGCTCTCATAG